Genomic DNA from Torulaspora delbrueckii CBS 1146 chromosome 8, complete genome:
CCAATGTGACCAAATGCTCCTCCTTCCAAATATCGAGGTCCACAGATTTCACCTTAGAGATGTGGGTACCAAGAGACCGATGAATGCCGGCACATTTGATACAGATGAAAACTCCAAGTGACCATGAAGCCCAACGAGGGTGCGACTGCGCTTTACAATCAGCACAAGTATTATTCTTTGGATCCCTTAGTAGTCCAGCAAGCGCTTTTCTCACAGATGGAGAAGACGACATCCCAATTGACTATAATAACGATCgtttgaaccaattgacAGCCCCTGAGAAATCTTTAAAGCTGCTTTATTTCACTGTCACCGTATAGCTTACagcttcaagatcaaagtttCACGGTTCGCTCGCTTTCTACGTGCAGTCGCTTTTATTTTGATTAAATTGAATACTTGGAATTATTTTATTGAATAAGACTACGAACGCAGCATTCTTCAACCGTTGCAGGACATTTATTCTATTAATCCAATCACCTAACAATAGGTGAACGCTTGTAAGGTACCTTGAGTTTCAAATTGCTTAAAATATTTGTATATCTTAAAACCTCACTATTGAGACCAACAAACTCATCCAGCTTGTAGATGTCTCTcaatgatcaattgaagcttggTTGGTTCATATTCGACCATGTAAAAGTAGTATAATCAATCTCGTATACTATGACCtctaatttcaaagatgttTGATACCATGGTTATTAGTCGGACCCTTACGGTGGACTATGATGAAAGCTTCTCTGCATAGTAGCTAACATCCTTTGGAATTGCTTCAAGTGAGTGTAACGATGAGTTCTGTTAGTCGGACAAGTACGAGAGAAGGTGCGTTGGAGAATTTTGAGGATAGAAACCTGCCGAAGATTAGACTGGCCGAAGTAAGAGAACACAATACAGCACATGACTGTTGGATGGCTATTCACGGTAGAGTATACGATGTGACGCCTATACTATCGAAACATCCCGGTGGTTGTCAGATCCTATTGAAATACGCTGGAATGGATGCTACCTTTCCATTTGATGATGTAGGTCACTCGATGGAAAGCCTGATTTACGATATGCCCTCAGgaactttgaaaggtttGCTTGATCCTAGAGATAGGCCTATGTACAAGCAGCATGAGAGCGGTTACGAAGATCCGGAGGGAAAGGACACAGAATGCATAACCATGGGCCACGGTCAAGCTGAAAACAGTTACTTGATCGTGAACAGACTCTACACTTCGATACTCTATTTTACAATAATATTTTGCGCTTTACTGCTGCTCTTCGTGAGAATCAGGTGGCGTCCAGACCTGGGGAACTCCCACGCAACTGACATGCACCATCAAGACGGCGCATCTGCATCGCTAGACCTTcatcaagagtttgaagagaacAGCATACCGGCATGGGCTTACTGAGTCCTTATGATTCAGTCATCCTACACACATCTTGTTAAATACTACACTTATAACCTTAATATCATATGACGTCCAACATCACATGGACTACCAACTGTGGCATATCACTTCTAGGTCCCTCTAGATCGACGAatcttcattttgcaaGTAAACGGTCGAGCAATGGTGTTGCTGGATTAGCATGCAACCTTTTCGCCTTAATGGCAACCAATTTTAGAGCTCGTTACTATGTTGCATGTTGGATGACTCATTTAGTTGTGGTCGGTCTTTTCATCGAGTGCTTTTTCACAGTTTGACACTGCGAGCTTTCTcagaagtgaaaaattttgaccATTAAGTAACATCGAATATTTAAACCCTGTCTGATTGACACTCAAGGgtatttcaattctatcACAGGCCAAGGATAATTGCGTCAAAGATGGGTTATCAACCGTCTAACTGGGTTGTACAAAAATTTGGTGGTACTTCGGTGGGTAAATTTCCGGCAGAGATCGTCGAAGACATCGTTAAAGTCTACACTACAGAGTACGATAATAATGTGGCAGTCGTTTGCTCTGCACGTTCCTCTTATACCAAGGCTGAAGGTACAACGTCACGTCTACTAAGGTGCTGTGACCTTGC
This window encodes:
- the TDEL0H02180 gene encoding cytochrome b5-like heme/steroid binding domain-containing protein, with the translated sequence MSSVSRTSTREGALENFEDRNLPKIRLAEVREHNTAHDCWMAIHGRVYDVTPILSKHPGGCQILLKYAGMDATFPFDDVGHSMESLIYDMPSGTLKGLLDPRDRPMYKQHESGYEDPEGKDTECITMGHGQAENSYLIVNRLYTSILYFTIIFCALLLLFVRIRWRPDLGNSHATDMHHQDGASASLDLHQEFEENSIPAWAY